The Cucumis melo cultivar AY chromosome 6, USDA_Cmelo_AY_1.0, whole genome shotgun sequence genome includes a region encoding these proteins:
- the LOC103493284 gene encoding protein STICHEL has protein sequence MAEVRVSDPSKLHLKKELTQIRKAARVLRDPGTTSSWKSPLSSSRSVMAATATAVVAGGASSSLNKNLECDTRRYSGQSQLEAIVPLRNENRNPKDKKIYLYNWKSHKSSSEKSATLQNEDRDGNDDNNDGSYSVPGVSLDGSLSDARNGGDSKSDTYLGDLYSSMVFRCGDANLVSYSGPSAKRTSAFKKKSKKHCSHLDVLSRHQQKGPGPLLGRKLLEGHPSLSINFSQDDSIEQSDDTEDYSNSEDFRRYSAASPLLLKLKHKSFHPSSKFLRNSRKEDSSYSYSTPALSTSSYNRYVNRNPSTVGSWDGTTTSINDADDEVDDRLDFPGRQGCGIPCYWSKRTPKHRGICGSCCSPSLSDTLRRKGSSILFGSQSIYSRRKSINSSKRRFASGSARGVLPLLTNSADGGVGSSIGTGRSDDELSTNFGELDLEALSRLDGRRWSSSCRSHEGLEIVALNGEVEGGGTPESTRSFSQKYRPMFFNELIGQNIVVQSLINAISRGRIAPVYLFQGPRGTGKTAAARIFAAALNCLAPEENKPCGYCRECTDFMAGKQKDLLEVDGTNKKGIDRIRYQLKMLSSGQSSAFLRYKVFLIDECHLLPSKAWLAFLKFFEEPPQRVVFIFITTDLDSVPRTIQSRCQKYLFNKIKDCDMVERLKRISADENLDVDLDALDLIAMNADGSLRDAETMLEQLSLLGKRITTSLVNELVGIVSDEKLLELLALAMSSNTAETVKRARELMDSGVDPLVLMSQLASLIMDIIAGTYNIIDTKDSASIFGGRSLSEAEVERLKHALKFLSEAEKQLRVSSERSTWFTATLLQLGSISSPDFTQTGSSRRQSCKTTDDDPSSTSNGTIAYKQKSFAQLMPPNLGSPASLCNLKNGNYNNQADMVSMVDNLIYNSKPTHKQFIEGKDLSFSREDVTLRNMVVRSKNSEKLNSIWVHCIERCHSKTLRQLLYAHGKLLSISESEGTLIAYIAFEDVDIKSRAERFLSSITNSMEMVLRCNVEVRIILLPDGEASTAAKLSEGVEPDKERKTSNPNAMEGYSNRSLMLDATYQSTSDSSQLPAESNHQNDGSRDRRQEIPMQRIESIIREQRLETAWLQAMEKGTPGSLSRLKPEKNQVLPQDGSYYKDQMDEMNSTGGSSRKWEDELNRELKVLKVGDDILAQKEQVGRRADRYAISPSILHDGSMVGNSNKDNLGYESSSAAGGCSGLFCWNNSKPHKRGKVRANHVRSRNGRFSLFGECGKSRNSGSRFRRQTQ, from the exons ATGGCGGAAGTTCGAGTTTCTGATCCCAGTAAGCTCCACTTGAAAAAGGAGCTTACTCAAATCCGGAAGGCTGCTCGTGTTTTGAGGGATCCTGGTACTACATCGTCTTGGAAGTCTCCGCTTAGTTCCTCTAGATCTGTAATGGCTGCTACTGCAACTGCGGTGGTGGCCGGAGGAGCGTCTTCTTCTTTGAACAAGAACTTGGAATGTGATACCAGGAGGTATAGTGGTCAATCCCAACTGGAAGCCATTGTTCCTCTCCGAAACGAAAATCGGAATCCTAAGGACAAGAAGATATATCTCTACAACTGGAAGAGCCATAAATCATCAAGCGAAAAGAGTGCAACTCTTCAAAACGAAGATCGTGATGGCAACGACGATAATAATGATGGGTCTTACTCAGTTCCGGGGGTCAGTCTTGATGGTAGCTTGAGTGATGCTCGAAATGGAGGTGACTCGAAGAGCGACACCTACTTGGGAGATCTCTATTCTTCAATGGTGTTCAGGTGCGGCGATGCAAATCTCGTATCATACAGTGGACCGTCTGCCAAACGGACTTCTGCATTCAAGAAAAAGAGTAAGAAGCATTGTTCCCATTTAGATGTTTTGTCTAGACATCAACAGAAGGGTCCAGGTCCTCTTCTGGGTAGAAAATTGCTTGAGGGCCATCCTTCGTTGTCTATTAATTTCAGCCAGGATGACTCGATTGAGCAGTCTGATGATACCGAAGATTACTCTAATTCAGAGGATTTCAGACGATACTCTGCAGCTTCCCCTTTACTACTGAAGCTGAAGCACAAAAGTTTCCACCCATCTTCTAAGTTTCTGAGAAACAGTCGAAAAGAGGACTCTTCTTATTCGTATAGCACCCCAGCATTGTCTACTAGTTCTTATAATAGGTATGTTAATCGCAATCCAAGTACTGTTGGGTCTTGGGATGGCACCACAACTTCGATTAATGATGCAGATGATGAAGTCGATGATCGGTTGGATTTTCCTGGTCGTCAGGGATGTGGTATTCCTTGCTACTGGTCAAAGAGGACCCCAAAACATAGAGGAATTTGTGGAAGCTGTTGCTCTCCTTCACTGTCCGATACCTTGAGAAGGAAGGGAAGTAGCATTTTATTTGGTAGTCAATCTATTTATTCTAGGCGCAAATCAATAAATTCCAGTAAGCGAAGATTTGCTTCAGGGAGTGCTCGAGGGGTTCTCCCATTGCTTACTAACAGTGCAGATGGGGGAGTTGGTTCGTCAATCGGAACTGGGAGGAGCGATGATGAACTGTCTACTAACTTTGGGGAGCTTGATTTGGAGGCTTTGAGTAGATTAGATGGACGAAGATGGTCATCTAGTTGTAGGAGCCATGAAGGGCTTGAGATTGTTGCTTTAAATGGGGAAGTAGAGGGTGGAGGTACACCAGAAAGTACTAGAAGTTTCAGTCAGAAGTATAGGCCAATGTTCTTTAATGAACTGATAGGTCAGAATATAGTGGTGCAGTCACTTATAAACGCTATTTCAAGGGGTCGAATTGCTCCTGTTTATCTTTTTCAAGGTCCACGGGGTACTGGAAAAACTGCAGCAGCAAGGATTTTTGCTGCTGCATTGAATTGCTTAGCCCCTGAGGAAAACAAGCCATGTGGGTACTGCAGAGAATGCACTGATTTCATGGCTGGCAAGCAAAAGGATCTCTTGGAAGTTGATGGAACAAACAAGAAGGGAATTGATAGAATTAGATACCAATTAAAAATGCTATCATCTGGACAATCTTCTGCCTTCTTAAGATACAAAGTTTTTCTCATTGATGAGTGTCATTTGTTGCCGTCTAAGGCTTGGCTCgcatttctcaaattttttgaAGAACCTCCCCAACGTGTTGTCTTCATCTTTATTACCACTGATCTTGACAGTGTGCCTCGTACCATTCAATCAAGGTGTCAGAAGTACCtctttaacaaaataaaagattgtgacATGGTGGAAAGACTGAAAAGAATTTCTGCAGATGAAAACCTTGATGTTGATTTGGATGCTTTGGACTTGATAGCTATGAATGCTGATGGTTCACTTAGAGACGCGGAAACTATGTTGGAACAGTTGAGTTTGTTAGGGAAAAGGATTACAACATCCCTGGTTAATGAACTG gtTGGCATTGTTTCTGATGAAAAACTGCTCGAGCTTTTAGCATTAGCAATGTCATCAAACACTGCCGAAACAGTTAAAAGAGCAAGGGAATTGATGGACTCTGGGGTTGATCCGCTAGTTTTGATGTCTCAACTTGCCAGCTTAATTATGGACATTATTGCTGGAACTTACAACATTATTGATACTAAGGACAGCGCCTCAATATTTGGTGGACGCAGTT TGAGCGAAGCAGAAGTAGAAAGATTAAAACACGCTCTGAAGTTTCTTTCAGAGGCCGAGAAGCAGTTGAGAGTTTCCAGTGAGCGTTCAACCTGGTTCACAGCAACTCTGTTACAACTTGGTTCCATTTCTTCTCCAGATTTCACTCAGACAGGCAGCAGTAGAAGACAGAGCTGCAAGACAACTGATGATGATCCATCAAGTACCTCAAATGGGACAATTGCCTACAAACAAAAGTCTTTTGCTCAACTTATGCCTCCAAACTTAGGTTCACCTGCATCTTTGTGCAACCTGAAAAATGGCAATTATAATAATCAAGCGGATATGGTGTCAATGGTTGATAATTTGATTTACAACTCAAAGCCCACACACAAACAGTTCATCGAGGGTAAAGACTTGTCTTTTTCACGTGAAGATGTAACTCTTAGAAATATGGTTGTCAGATCCAAAAACTCAGAAAAGTTGAATAGCATCTGGGTGCATTGTATTGAAAGATGCCACTCAAAGACGTTGAGGCAGCTATTGTATGCTCATGGAAAGCTTCTGTCCATCTCAGAATCTGAAG GTACTCTTATTGCTTACATTGCCTTTGAGGATGTAGATATTAAATCCAGGGCTGAAAGATTTTTGAGCAGTATCACAAATTCTATGGAGATGGTTCTTAGATGCAATGTAGAAGTTAGAATCATTTTGTTACCAGATGGTGAGGCTTCTACTGCAGCCAAGTTGTCTGAGGGTGTAGAACCCgataaagaaaggaaaacttCCAACCCTAATGCAATGGAGGGCTATTCTAACCGCTCTTTGATGTTAGATGCAACATATCAATCAACCTCTGATTCATCACAGCTACCAGCCGAAAGCAACCATCAAAATGATGGTTCAAGAGATAGGAGACAAGAGATCCCAATGCAGAGGATAGAATCGATTATTCGTGAACAACGATTGGAAACCGCCTGGTTACAGGCCATGGAAAAGGGCACACCTGGATCTTTGAGTCGTTTAAAGCCCGAGAAGAATCAAGTCCTCCCTCAAGATGGTTCATATTACAAAGATCAAATGGATGAAATGAATTCAACAGGGGGCTCCTCACGAAAATGGGAAGATGAACTAAATCGTGAACTTAAAGTGCTGAAGGTTGGCGATGATATACTTGCCCAGAAGGAGCAAGTTGGTAGACGGGCGGACCGCTATGCCATTTCCCCAAGTATACTGCACGATGGCAGCATGGTGGGAAATTCAAACAAGGATAACCT GGGATATGAGTCAAGTTCAGCAGCTGGTGGCTGCAGCGGATTATTCTGTTGGAATAACAGTAAACCCCATAAAAGGGGAAAG GTAAGAGCAAACCATGTTCGGTCGCGCAATGGAAGATTTTCTCTATTTGGAGAGTGTGGGAAGTCGAGGAACTCAGGAAGCCGATTTAGAAGACAAACTCAATGA
- the LOC127150067 gene encoding uncharacterized protein LOC127150067: MDTVATEIVSNSKYYPFFKDCIGAIDGTHVAASIPQNEQIPFRGRKTNTTWNIMCVCSFDMLFTYVMSGWEGSANDSRILQECIKNPENKFPMPKRDQYYLVDSGYSNMPGFLAPFRGQRYHLRDFRERRHRPRGREEVFNYRHSSLRNVIERCFGVLKARFPILKQMPPYPIKTQKYIPIACCTVHNYIRLNDRQDDLFNDFSNELMIVEDTHNLSANLQSDIIELDVSRQHLREMARARDDIANQIWATFEG, encoded by the exons ATGGACACTGTAGCAACGGAGATcgtatcaaattcaaaatattacccTTTCTTTAAG GATTGTATTGGTGCTATTGATGGCACTCATGTTGCTGCAAGCATTCCCCAAAATGAACAAATACCGTTTCGTGGAAGAAAAACTAACACAACATGGAATATAATGTGTGTTTGTTCATTTGATATGTTATTCACGTATGTCATGTCTGGTTGGGAAGGATCGGCCAATGATTCTCGTAtacttcaagaatgtatcaagAATCCCGAGAATAAATTTCCTATGCCTAAGAGAG ATCAATACTATCTTGTCGACTCAGGATATTCAAATATGCCAGGATTTTTAGCACCATTTCGAGGTCAAAGATATCATTTACGAGATTTTAGAGAAAGGAGACATCGCCCTCGAGGTAGAGAAGAAGTGTTTAATTATCGACATTCTTCACTGCGAAATGTCATCGAACGTTGTTTTGGTGTGCTGAAGGCTCGATTTCCTATTCTTAAGCAAATGCCTCCGTACCCGATcaagacacaaaaatatataccGATAGCATGTTGCACAGTTCACAATTATATTAGATTGAATGATCGTCAAGATGATCTTTTCAATGACTTTAGCAATGAATTAATGATCGTTGAAGATACACATAATTTGTCGGCCAATTTGCAGAGTGatataattgaattagatgTGAGTCGACAGCATCTACGAGAAATGGCCCGAGCGAGAGATGATATTGCGAATCAAATTTGGGCAACATTTGAGggatag
- the LOC127150068 gene encoding L10-interacting MYB domain-containing protein-like, translating to MSQKSTEQLCVDDVVEIDELKGEGPWSNKSETLFVDLMDEEVAKGNRPTTTFTKTSWNYMRSQLIASVGYNYSHDQLKNKFNKLRQMYKDFKKILSDMTGNGWDPLLGTINLEEEQWNELYKVNKRAKKFRKGGCPHYEKLVRIFGDTTATGVNACPSTRLISDSEDENENDVASNTNVGVEENNKGKSKKQFRRKKDEFGSFFSSFLDVYAENAKRKNDILEKRSFGCTSSQVDESQTSNKKDDLHEELMECLDILNTMEDVDGEAYSKILKLLHGDLAWRKLFLRMPDSRKRDFINSL from the exons ATGTCACAAAAATCAACTGAACAACTTTGTGTCGATGACGTTGTTGAGATTGATGAATTAAAAGGTGAGGGACCATGGTCAAATAAAAGTGAAACTTTGTTTGTAGACTTAATGGATGAAGAGGTTGCAAAAGGCAATCGACCAACTACAACATTTACAAAGACTAGTTGGAATTATATGAGAAGCCAACTAATTGCTAGTGTAGGATATAATTATTCTCACgatcaattgaaaaataagtttaacAAATTAAGACAAATGTACAAAGACTTCAAAAAGATATTGAGTGATATGACAGGAAATGGTTGGGATCCATTATTAGGTACCATCAATCTTGAAGAGGAGCAATGGAATGAGCTTTATAAG GTGAATAAGAGAgctaaaaagtttagaaaaggTGGTTGCCCACATTATGAAAAGCTCGTAAGGATTTTTGGAGATACTACTGCAACAGGTGTAAATGCTTGCCCATCAACAAGACTTATTTCAGATtctgaagatgaaaatgaaaatgatgttgCAAGCAACACAAACGTTGGTGTTGAAGAgaataataaaggaaaaagcaaaaaacaatttcgaagaaagaaagacgaatttggcagtttcttctcatcattcTTAGATGTATATGCGGAGAATGCAAAGAGAAAGAATGACATCCTtgagaaaagatcttttggttgtACATCTAGTCAAGTTGATGAGAGCCAAACATCAAACAAAAAAGATGATCTCCATGAAGAGTTGATGGAATGTTTGGACATTTTAAATACAATGGAGGATGTTGATGGAGAGGCTTATTCCAAAATACTGAAACTCTTGCACGGAGATCTTGCTTGGAGAAAGCTATTTTTGCGCATGCCCGATTCAAGGAAGAGAGATTTCATAAATAGTCTTTAG
- the LOC103493406 gene encoding uncharacterized protein LOC103493406 has translation MSRVIQSFTQLMTNSKVNLNVMKFSKCKKVKCALKNGKVEEVENKETKIDASLEELDKDAKSTTIVIEHYKQCQSFKKRAIHVKTSLKNGVLWINVLLNPDKPRRVA, from the coding sequence ATGTCCAGGGTGATTCAGAGTTTTACTCAACTTATGACAAACTCCAAGGTCAATTTGAATGTCATGAAGTTTTCAAAGTGTAAAAAGGTGAAATGTGCTCTGAAGAATGGGAAGGTAGAGGAGGTTGAAAATAAGGAAACGAAAATTGATGCTAGCTTAGAGGAACTTGACAAGGATGCTAAGAGTACAACGATTGTGATTGAACATTACAAACAATGCCAATCATTCAAGAAAAGGGCCATTCACGTGAAAACTAGTCTAAAGAATGGTGTTCTTTGGATCAATGTGTTACTTAACCCTGATAAGCCAAGAAGGGTTGCTTAG